A genomic region of Drosophila kikkawai strain 14028-0561.14 chromosome X, DkikHiC1v2, whole genome shotgun sequence contains the following coding sequences:
- the C3G gene encoding guanine nucleotide-releasing factor 2 isoform X2, with translation MPQFDESFLSDCALADRWHVYSYTLKQLPPSHPGDPKASRGASKAAPRDDEHHQHQHQRQSWSPRDSNNNSNLSSNTSGNTLHSIKFHRRRKYKKLARLALSTPAIPLAMDSPTFGLVPHKNALLCHGSISSPSTPGTCSVGGGGCSSSSNNSINSGGYSTACTPPPAAHHQQQQQHHNHQQQQQHPPPSTPGSRGGAGGVPPPAPLNLSGSGQSGSSGHKNSLKGTKLARRARSFKDDLIEKISLMRTTNNTLGRSHSPHSPRTKHGAKPPPTTEEVQRSTQTLETHVKDISNALKHFRDVILKKKLEVLPGNGTVILETIASMYSVIQTYTLNENSAIMTSATQQVYQSLGKLIKLCDEVMLSEESGECASLSNENVREVIDLLEDAVRNLVTLAQGKLKEDQCAFRYSGSGLGSIGAAAEIMGAVTASSGVGGGPGTGIGLGMASMRVSAAESAAVAQRTSLPDIGLTPKERDSLEQCNVNPMRGSHSTESILRDSSPPPKPPLPNRASNPPPLPPKRRSQPGAPGTGGGGGGGVGSSSTSTSTSNQASPQPYAQSHNISLNSDLDCSSNISLLNYGVDRLSVRSRSPDENSQCSFDSALNHSREEEDQLQLQRQETLESKLISHKTTEATEAITSNANAGGAGAGAVTAAAAAAAPTGGGGVTGGGEANTELRKAAAALTSNRHSNESGFVSMKSFRTSTQSVSKRSSDYSKSSSSNSEIAFSISESTAATATLGEYQQISQSVSHSSRSCTTTTTTTTTGYASSGDLEQILDSDLAPALPPKSNQRGSLAAAAVVTDELDEGQSSSSGWASHRSSQSEVAELRQLSPQQQQQHLHHAQQLQQWQSKHHSLIEGPRLQMAGSGSCSAFDQRHLEEPPPLPMKKKHILAYMEICSASTRSIEQHRHTMHAYNLSRNISHSQTMNIMPMSKELSPELETPPALPPKNYKQRKANSLAAGGGSSSSASSKPIILTTMTPPPSPKPIIVTTTTPPPTPPASPKPGAAAVGAGAAATGSSSAENGSTGRPDSRMATVCEELSGEESLPEGMPWSPALDGYGYYCHSHQLPNEVDNVGQMPMNTPQLLDEQVVEEATSEVVAGNEASKQQQQQEAEADPEAVAAAEHEEMLINMLEEVNITRYLILKKKDEDGPEVKGGYIDALIVHASRVQKVADNAFSEAFITTFRTFIQPIDVIEKLTHRYTYFFCQVQDNKQKAAKETFSLLVRVVNDLTSTDLTSQLLSLLVEFVYQLVCSGQLYLAKLLRNKFVEKVTLYKEPRLHGGGGGGGGLELELGGGGSSAGVSGGGGSSSGLLDLKSLEIAEQMTLLDAELFQRIEIPEVLLFAKDQCEEKSPNLNKFTEHFNKMSYWARSKILRLQDAKEREKHVNKFIKIMKHLRKMNNYNSYLALLSALDSGPIRRLEWQKGITEEVRSFCALIDSSSSFRAYRQALAETNPPCIPYIGLVLQDLTFVHVGNQDYLSKGVINFSKRWQQYNIIVNMKRFKKCAYPFRRNERIIRFFDNFKDFMGEEEMWQISEKIKPRGRRPVNY, from the exons ATGCCGCAGTTTGATGAATCTTTTTTGAGCGACTGTGCGCTCGCTGACCGCTGGCATGTCTACTCGTACACGCTCAAGCAGCTGCCGCCGTCGCATCCCGGAGATCCCAAAGCCAGCCGGGGAGCTAGCAAAGCGGCTCCCAGAGATGATGAacatcatcagcatcagcatcagcggcAATCATGGTCGCCGCGAGatagcaacaataacagcaaccTCAGCAGCAACACTAGCGGCAACACGTTGCATAGCATTAAATTCCACAGACGTCGCAAATACAAAAAGCTGGCACGATTGGCACTATCAACGCCAGCGATTCCACTGGCAATGGACTCCCCAACGTTTGGTCTAGTGCCGCACAAGAATGCGCTGTTATGCC ACGGCAGCATCAGTTCTCCATCCACGCCCGGCACCTGTTCGGTCGGTGGAggcggctgcagcagcagcagcaacaatagcaTCAACAGTGGCGGCTACTCCACGGCGTGTACCCCGCCACCGGCAGCgcatcatcaacaacagcagcagcaccacaaccaccagcagcagcagcagcacccgcCACCATCAACACCTGGAAGTCGTGGTGGTGCAGGCGGAGTCCCACCACCGGCACCATTAAATCTCAGTGGCAGTGGCCAGAGCGGTTCATCGGGGCATAAGAACAGCCTCAAGGGCACCAAATTGGCGCGACGGGCCCGCTCCTTCAAGGACGACCTGATCGAAAAGATCTCCCTGATGCGGACCACGAACAATACGCTGGGGCGTTCCCATTCCCCGCATAGTCCGCGCACCAAGCACGGTGCCAAGCCGCCGCCCACCACCGAGGAGGTGCAACGATCCACCCAGACCCTGGAGACGCATGTCAAGGATATTTCCAATGCCCTCAAGCACTTTCGGGATGTAATACTCAAGAAGAAGCTGGAGGTGCTGCCGGGCAATGGGACGGTGATTCTGGAGACGATTGCCAGCATGTATTCGG TTATCCAAACCTACACGCTGAACGAGAACAGTGCCATTATGACCTCCGCCACGCAGCAGGTGTACCAGAGCCTGGGCAAACTGATCAAGCTATGCGACGAGGTGATGCTCTCCGAGGAGAGCGGCGAGTGCGCCTCTCTCAGCAATGAGAATGTGCGCGAGGTCATTGATCTCCTAGAAGATGCCGTAAGG AATCTGGTGACATTGGCCCAAGGCAAGCTGAAGGAGGATCAGTGCGCCTTCCGCTATAGTGGCTCTGGCCTGGGCAGCATAGGAGCTGCAGCAGAGATAATGGGAGCTGTCACGGCCTCATCGGGCGTCGGCGGAGGACCTGGAACTGGCATTGGTCTGGGCATGGCCAGCATGCGTGTCTCGGCAGCTGAATCAGCGGCAGTGGCACAGCGCACCTCCTTGCCGGACATTGGTCTAACGCCCAAGGAGCGCGACAGCCTGGAACAGTGCAATGTGAATCCCATGCGTGGCTCCCACAGCACGGAGAGCATTCTGCGCGATTCGAGTCCGCCGCCAAAGCCACCGTTACCCAATAGGGCTAGCAATCCGCCACCATTACCGCCAAAGCGACGCAGCCAGCCGGGTGCCCCGGGtactggaggaggaggaggaggaggagtgggTTCATCATCGACATCCACCTCCACCTCGAATCAGGCCAGTCCCCAGCCCTATGCCCAGTCGCACAACATCAGCCTCAACTCGGATCTGGACTGCAGCTCCAATATCTCGCTGCTGAACTATGGTGTGGATAG ACTCTCAGTGCGTTCCCGTTCGCCGGATGAGAACAGCCAGTGCTCATTTGACTCGGCGCTGAATCATtcacgcgaggaggaggatcaACTGCAGCTACAGCGGCAGGAGACATTGGAGAGCAAGCTGATCAGCCACA AAACTACAGAAGCTACCGAGGCAATAACATCGAATGCGAATGCTggcggagcaggagcaggagcagtcactgccgcagcagcagcagcagcacctactggtggtggtggtgttacAGGTGGTGGAGAAGCCAACACGGAGCTGCGCAAGGCGGCAGCAGCACTCACCAGCAATCGGCACTCCAATGAATCCG GTTTTGTGTCCATGAAGTCGTTTCGCACCTCCACGCAGAGCGTGTCCAAGCGCTCCTCGGACTACAGCAAGTCCTCCAGCAGCAATTCGGAGATTGCCTTTAGCATCAGCGAATCGACGGCGGCGACGGCAACTTTGGGGGAATACCAGCAGATAAGCCAGTCTGTGTCGCACAGCAGCCGGAGTtgtaccaccaccaccaccaccacaaccACTGGCTATGCCAGCAGCGGTGACCTAGAACAGATTCTGGACTCTGATCTGGCGCCGGCCCTGCCGCCAAAGAGCAATCAACGGGGTAGCCtagctgccgccgccgtcgtAACCGATGAACTGGATGAGGGTCAGTCCTCGTCTAGTGGCTGGGCCAGCCATCGGAGCAGTCAGTCGGAGGTGGCCGAGCTGAGGCAACTGtccccgcagcagcagcagcagcatctccaTCATgcccagcagctgcagcagtgGCAGTCCAAGCATCACAGCCTGATCGAGGGACCGCGCCTGCAGATGGCGGGGAGCGGTAGCTGCAGTGCTTTCGATCAGCGGCATCTCGAggagccgccgccgctgcccatGAAGAAGAAGCACA TTCTGGCCTACATGGAGATCTGCTCGGCCTCGACGCGCTCCATCGAGCAGCATCGCCACACGATGCACGCCTACAACCTCAGCCGCAACATCTCGCACAGCCAGACCATGAA CATCATGCCCATGAGCAAAGAGCTGTCGCCGGAGCTGGAGACACCGCCAGCACTGCCGCCCAAGAACTACAAGCAGCGCAAGGCCAACAGCCtggcagcaggaggaggatcttcctcctccgcctcgtcGAAGCCCATCATTCTGACCACTATGACTCCGCCGCCCAGTCCCAAGCCCATTATAGTGACCACAACGACCCCGCCACCCACACCTCCAGCCAGTCCCaagccaggagcagcagcagtaggagcaggtgcagcagccactggcagcagcagcgccgaGAATGGATCCACAGGCAGGCCGGATAGCCGGATGGCCACGGTCTGTGAGGAGCTCAGCGGCGAGGAGAGCCTGCCAGAGGGAATGCCCTGGTCTCCGGCGCTAGATGGCTATGGTTACTACTGTCACTCCCATCAGCTGCCCAACGAGGTGGACAATGTGGGTCAGATGCCAATGAATACGCCCCAGCTGCTAGACGAACAGGTGGTTGAGGAGGCCACCAGTGAGGTGGTAGCCGGCAATGAGGCTtccaaacagcagcagcagcaagaggCTGAGGCGGATCCAGAGGCGGTGGCAGCGGCGGAGCATGAGGAGATGCTGATCAATATGCTGGAGGAGGTCAACATCACACGGTACCTGATACTCAAGAAGAAGGACGAGGATGGACCGGAGGTGAAGGGTGGCTACATAGACGCCCTCATCGTGCATGCCAGCCGCGTGCAAAAGGTGGCCGACAATG CGTTCAGCGAGGCCTTCATCACCACCTTCCGCACCTTCATCCAGCCGATCGACGTGATCGAGAAGCTGACCCATCGCTACACATACTTCTTCTGTCAGGTGCAGGACAACAAGCAGAAGGCCGCCAAGGAGACCTTCTCGCTGCTGGTGCGCGTTGTCAACGATTTAAC GTCGACGGATCTCACCAGCCAGCTGCTGAGCCTGCTGGTGGAGTTTGTCTATCAACTGGTCTGCTCCGGCCAGCTGTACTTGGCCAAGCTGCTGCGCAACAAGTTCGTGGAGAAGGTGACCCTGTACAAGGAGCCCAGATTGCatggcggcggaggaggaggaggcggactCGAGCTGGAGCTGGGCGGTGGCGGCAGCTCTGCGGGAGTGAgtggaggcggcggcagcagcagcggcctgCTTGATCTCAAGTCGCTGGAGATAGCCGAGCAGATGACCCTGCTGGACGCCGAGCTGTTCCAGAGGATCGAGATACCCGAAGTATTACTATTTGCCAAAGATCAGTGCGAGGAGAAGTCGCCCAATCTCAACAAGTTCACCGAGCACTTCAACAAGATGTCCTACTGGGCGCGCTCCAAGATCCTGCGCTTGCAGGACGCCAAGGAGCGGGAGAAGCATGTGAACAAGTTCATCAAGATCATGAAGCATCTGCGCAAGATGAACAACTACAACTCGTATCTGGCGCTGCTCTCTGCGCTGGATTCGGGGCCCATAAGGAG ATTGGAGTGGCAGAAGGGCATCACGGAGGAGGTGCGCTCCTTTTGCGCCCTCATCGATTCCAGTTCCAGTTTTCGGGCCTACCGCCAGGCGCTGGCCGAAACCAATCCGCCCTGCATACCCTACAT TGGCCTCGTCCTTCAAGATCTGACGTTCGTGCATGTGGGCAACCAGGACTACCTGTCCAAGGGCGTCATCAACTTCTCCAAGCGCTGGCAGCAGTACAACATAATTGTCAACATGAAACGTTTTAAGAAATG TGCCTATCCATTTCGACGCAACGAGCGCATAATACGCTTCTTCGATAACTTCAAGGACTTTATGGGCGAGGAGGAGATGTGGCAGATATCCGAGAAGATCAAGCCCAGGGGACGGCGCCCCGTCAACTACTAA
- the C3G gene encoding guanine nucleotide-releasing factor 2 isoform X1 has protein sequence MPQFDESFLSDCALADRWHVYSYTLKQLPPSHPGDPKASRGASKAAPRDDEHHQHQHQRQSWSPRDSNNNSNLSSNTSGNTLHSIKFHRRRKYKKLARLALSTPAIPLAMDSPTFGLVPHKNALLCHGSISSPSTPGTCSVGGGGCSSSSNNSINSGGYSTACTPPPAAHHQQQQQHHNHQQQQQHPPPSTPGSRGGAGGVPPPAPLNLSGSGQSGSSGHKNSLKGTKLARRARSFKDDLIEKISLMRTTNNTLGRSHSPHSPRTKHGAKPPPTTEEVQRSTQTLETHVKDISNALKHFRDVILKKKLEVLPGNGTVILETIASMYSVIQTYTLNENSAIMTSATQQVYQSLGKLIKLCDEVMLSEESGECASLSNENVREVIDLLEDAVRNLVTLAQGKLKEDQCAFRYSGSGLGSIGAAAEIMGAVTASSGVGGGPGTGIGLGMASMRVSAAESAAVAQRTSLPDIGLTPKERDSLEQCNVNPMRGSHSTESILRDSSPPPKPPLPNRASNPPPLPPKRRSQPGAPGTGGGGGGGVGSSSTSTSTSNQASPQPYAQSHNISLNSDLDCSSNISLLNYGVDRLSVRSRSPDENSQCSFDSALNHSREEEDQLQLQRQETLESKLISHSEYNRHETPTTTTTTTTPTPVVVTPNESLTKTETTEATEAITSNANAGGAGAGAVTAAAAAAAPTGGGGVTGGGEANTELRKAAAALTSNRHSNESGFVSMKSFRTSTQSVSKRSSDYSKSSSSNSEIAFSISESTAATATLGEYQQISQSVSHSSRSCTTTTTTTTTGYASSGDLEQILDSDLAPALPPKSNQRGSLAAAAVVTDELDEGQSSSSGWASHRSSQSEVAELRQLSPQQQQQHLHHAQQLQQWQSKHHSLIEGPRLQMAGSGSCSAFDQRHLEEPPPLPMKKKHILAYMEICSASTRSIEQHRHTMHAYNLSRNISHSQTMNIMPMSKELSPELETPPALPPKNYKQRKANSLAAGGGSSSSASSKPIILTTMTPPPSPKPIIVTTTTPPPTPPASPKPGAAAVGAGAAATGSSSAENGSTGRPDSRMATVCEELSGEESLPEGMPWSPALDGYGYYCHSHQLPNEVDNVGQMPMNTPQLLDEQVVEEATSEVVAGNEASKQQQQQEAEADPEAVAAAEHEEMLINMLEEVNITRYLILKKKDEDGPEVKGGYIDALIVHASRVQKVADNAFSEAFITTFRTFIQPIDVIEKLTHRYTYFFCQVQDNKQKAAKETFSLLVRVVNDLTSTDLTSQLLSLLVEFVYQLVCSGQLYLAKLLRNKFVEKVTLYKEPRLHGGGGGGGGLELELGGGGSSAGVSGGGGSSSGLLDLKSLEIAEQMTLLDAELFQRIEIPEVLLFAKDQCEEKSPNLNKFTEHFNKMSYWARSKILRLQDAKEREKHVNKFIKIMKHLRKMNNYNSYLALLSALDSGPIRRLEWQKGITEEVRSFCALIDSSSSFRAYRQALAETNPPCIPYIGLVLQDLTFVHVGNQDYLSKGVINFSKRWQQYNIIVNMKRFKKCAYPFRRNERIIRFFDNFKDFMGEEEMWQISEKIKPRGRRPVNY, from the exons ATGCCGCAGTTTGATGAATCTTTTTTGAGCGACTGTGCGCTCGCTGACCGCTGGCATGTCTACTCGTACACGCTCAAGCAGCTGCCGCCGTCGCATCCCGGAGATCCCAAAGCCAGCCGGGGAGCTAGCAAAGCGGCTCCCAGAGATGATGAacatcatcagcatcagcatcagcggcAATCATGGTCGCCGCGAGatagcaacaataacagcaaccTCAGCAGCAACACTAGCGGCAACACGTTGCATAGCATTAAATTCCACAGACGTCGCAAATACAAAAAGCTGGCACGATTGGCACTATCAACGCCAGCGATTCCACTGGCAATGGACTCCCCAACGTTTGGTCTAGTGCCGCACAAGAATGCGCTGTTATGCC ACGGCAGCATCAGTTCTCCATCCACGCCCGGCACCTGTTCGGTCGGTGGAggcggctgcagcagcagcagcaacaatagcaTCAACAGTGGCGGCTACTCCACGGCGTGTACCCCGCCACCGGCAGCgcatcatcaacaacagcagcagcaccacaaccaccagcagcagcagcagcacccgcCACCATCAACACCTGGAAGTCGTGGTGGTGCAGGCGGAGTCCCACCACCGGCACCATTAAATCTCAGTGGCAGTGGCCAGAGCGGTTCATCGGGGCATAAGAACAGCCTCAAGGGCACCAAATTGGCGCGACGGGCCCGCTCCTTCAAGGACGACCTGATCGAAAAGATCTCCCTGATGCGGACCACGAACAATACGCTGGGGCGTTCCCATTCCCCGCATAGTCCGCGCACCAAGCACGGTGCCAAGCCGCCGCCCACCACCGAGGAGGTGCAACGATCCACCCAGACCCTGGAGACGCATGTCAAGGATATTTCCAATGCCCTCAAGCACTTTCGGGATGTAATACTCAAGAAGAAGCTGGAGGTGCTGCCGGGCAATGGGACGGTGATTCTGGAGACGATTGCCAGCATGTATTCGG TTATCCAAACCTACACGCTGAACGAGAACAGTGCCATTATGACCTCCGCCACGCAGCAGGTGTACCAGAGCCTGGGCAAACTGATCAAGCTATGCGACGAGGTGATGCTCTCCGAGGAGAGCGGCGAGTGCGCCTCTCTCAGCAATGAGAATGTGCGCGAGGTCATTGATCTCCTAGAAGATGCCGTAAGG AATCTGGTGACATTGGCCCAAGGCAAGCTGAAGGAGGATCAGTGCGCCTTCCGCTATAGTGGCTCTGGCCTGGGCAGCATAGGAGCTGCAGCAGAGATAATGGGAGCTGTCACGGCCTCATCGGGCGTCGGCGGAGGACCTGGAACTGGCATTGGTCTGGGCATGGCCAGCATGCGTGTCTCGGCAGCTGAATCAGCGGCAGTGGCACAGCGCACCTCCTTGCCGGACATTGGTCTAACGCCCAAGGAGCGCGACAGCCTGGAACAGTGCAATGTGAATCCCATGCGTGGCTCCCACAGCACGGAGAGCATTCTGCGCGATTCGAGTCCGCCGCCAAAGCCACCGTTACCCAATAGGGCTAGCAATCCGCCACCATTACCGCCAAAGCGACGCAGCCAGCCGGGTGCCCCGGGtactggaggaggaggaggaggaggagtgggTTCATCATCGACATCCACCTCCACCTCGAATCAGGCCAGTCCCCAGCCCTATGCCCAGTCGCACAACATCAGCCTCAACTCGGATCTGGACTGCAGCTCCAATATCTCGCTGCTGAACTATGGTGTGGATAG ACTCTCAGTGCGTTCCCGTTCGCCGGATGAGAACAGCCAGTGCTCATTTGACTCGGCGCTGAATCATtcacgcgaggaggaggatcaACTGCAGCTACAGCGGCAGGAGACATTGGAGAGCAAGCTGATCAGCCACAGTGAGTATAACCGCCATGAAACgccaacgacgacgacaacaacaacaacacccaCTCCCGTGGTGGTTACCCCAAACGAATCCCTTACGAAAACAGAAACTACAGAAGCTACCGAGGCAATAACATCGAATGCGAATGCTggcggagcaggagcaggagcagtcactgccgcagcagcagcagcagcacctactggtggtggtggtgttacAGGTGGTGGAGAAGCCAACACGGAGCTGCGCAAGGCGGCAGCAGCACTCACCAGCAATCGGCACTCCAATGAATCCG GTTTTGTGTCCATGAAGTCGTTTCGCACCTCCACGCAGAGCGTGTCCAAGCGCTCCTCGGACTACAGCAAGTCCTCCAGCAGCAATTCGGAGATTGCCTTTAGCATCAGCGAATCGACGGCGGCGACGGCAACTTTGGGGGAATACCAGCAGATAAGCCAGTCTGTGTCGCACAGCAGCCGGAGTtgtaccaccaccaccaccaccacaaccACTGGCTATGCCAGCAGCGGTGACCTAGAACAGATTCTGGACTCTGATCTGGCGCCGGCCCTGCCGCCAAAGAGCAATCAACGGGGTAGCCtagctgccgccgccgtcgtAACCGATGAACTGGATGAGGGTCAGTCCTCGTCTAGTGGCTGGGCCAGCCATCGGAGCAGTCAGTCGGAGGTGGCCGAGCTGAGGCAACTGtccccgcagcagcagcagcagcatctccaTCATgcccagcagctgcagcagtgGCAGTCCAAGCATCACAGCCTGATCGAGGGACCGCGCCTGCAGATGGCGGGGAGCGGTAGCTGCAGTGCTTTCGATCAGCGGCATCTCGAggagccgccgccgctgcccatGAAGAAGAAGCACA TTCTGGCCTACATGGAGATCTGCTCGGCCTCGACGCGCTCCATCGAGCAGCATCGCCACACGATGCACGCCTACAACCTCAGCCGCAACATCTCGCACAGCCAGACCATGAA CATCATGCCCATGAGCAAAGAGCTGTCGCCGGAGCTGGAGACACCGCCAGCACTGCCGCCCAAGAACTACAAGCAGCGCAAGGCCAACAGCCtggcagcaggaggaggatcttcctcctccgcctcgtcGAAGCCCATCATTCTGACCACTATGACTCCGCCGCCCAGTCCCAAGCCCATTATAGTGACCACAACGACCCCGCCACCCACACCTCCAGCCAGTCCCaagccaggagcagcagcagtaggagcaggtgcagcagccactggcagcagcagcgccgaGAATGGATCCACAGGCAGGCCGGATAGCCGGATGGCCACGGTCTGTGAGGAGCTCAGCGGCGAGGAGAGCCTGCCAGAGGGAATGCCCTGGTCTCCGGCGCTAGATGGCTATGGTTACTACTGTCACTCCCATCAGCTGCCCAACGAGGTGGACAATGTGGGTCAGATGCCAATGAATACGCCCCAGCTGCTAGACGAACAGGTGGTTGAGGAGGCCACCAGTGAGGTGGTAGCCGGCAATGAGGCTtccaaacagcagcagcagcaagaggCTGAGGCGGATCCAGAGGCGGTGGCAGCGGCGGAGCATGAGGAGATGCTGATCAATATGCTGGAGGAGGTCAACATCACACGGTACCTGATACTCAAGAAGAAGGACGAGGATGGACCGGAGGTGAAGGGTGGCTACATAGACGCCCTCATCGTGCATGCCAGCCGCGTGCAAAAGGTGGCCGACAATG CGTTCAGCGAGGCCTTCATCACCACCTTCCGCACCTTCATCCAGCCGATCGACGTGATCGAGAAGCTGACCCATCGCTACACATACTTCTTCTGTCAGGTGCAGGACAACAAGCAGAAGGCCGCCAAGGAGACCTTCTCGCTGCTGGTGCGCGTTGTCAACGATTTAAC GTCGACGGATCTCACCAGCCAGCTGCTGAGCCTGCTGGTGGAGTTTGTCTATCAACTGGTCTGCTCCGGCCAGCTGTACTTGGCCAAGCTGCTGCGCAACAAGTTCGTGGAGAAGGTGACCCTGTACAAGGAGCCCAGATTGCatggcggcggaggaggaggaggcggactCGAGCTGGAGCTGGGCGGTGGCGGCAGCTCTGCGGGAGTGAgtggaggcggcggcagcagcagcggcctgCTTGATCTCAAGTCGCTGGAGATAGCCGAGCAGATGACCCTGCTGGACGCCGAGCTGTTCCAGAGGATCGAGATACCCGAAGTATTACTATTTGCCAAAGATCAGTGCGAGGAGAAGTCGCCCAATCTCAACAAGTTCACCGAGCACTTCAACAAGATGTCCTACTGGGCGCGCTCCAAGATCCTGCGCTTGCAGGACGCCAAGGAGCGGGAGAAGCATGTGAACAAGTTCATCAAGATCATGAAGCATCTGCGCAAGATGAACAACTACAACTCGTATCTGGCGCTGCTCTCTGCGCTGGATTCGGGGCCCATAAGGAG ATTGGAGTGGCAGAAGGGCATCACGGAGGAGGTGCGCTCCTTTTGCGCCCTCATCGATTCCAGTTCCAGTTTTCGGGCCTACCGCCAGGCGCTGGCCGAAACCAATCCGCCCTGCATACCCTACAT TGGCCTCGTCCTTCAAGATCTGACGTTCGTGCATGTGGGCAACCAGGACTACCTGTCCAAGGGCGTCATCAACTTCTCCAAGCGCTGGCAGCAGTACAACATAATTGTCAACATGAAACGTTTTAAGAAATG TGCCTATCCATTTCGACGCAACGAGCGCATAATACGCTTCTTCGATAACTTCAAGGACTTTATGGGCGAGGAGGAGATGTGGCAGATATCCGAGAAGATCAAGCCCAGGGGACGGCGCCCCGTCAACTACTAA